The proteins below are encoded in one region of Lactuca sativa cultivar Salinas chromosome 3, Lsat_Salinas_v11, whole genome shotgun sequence:
- the LOC111885825 gene encoding zinc-finger homeodomain protein 6 — translation METRERNSINYHIPPQSTQESSSTSNTKRNETPNHLHRGDQYRGFRIHKEQPEAAETPGRNSNSDPDPNLSGLVSQAPSQPLPLAPPPSTTSIAPVAVVVVRYRGCLRNHAANMGAHVLDGCGEFMPSGEDGTPEALKCAACECHRSFHRREVEGETTSQIPLTHNQPPPAAAVHLPPAPSSQQRHHRYYHHPMPPIMMAFGGAGGAPAESSSEDLNVFRTSSGVQLMAQTSKKRFRTKFTQEQKEKMQDFADRIGWKIQKQDEQELVQFCHDVGLKRQVFKVWMHNNKQATKKKEM, via the coding sequence AtggaaactagagagagaaactccATTAATTATCATATTCCACCTCAATCCACTCAAGAATCATCTTCTACCTCAAACACAAAAAGAAATGAAACCCCAAATCATCTTCATCGGGGAGACCAGTATCGCGGATTCAGGATACATAAAGAACAACCGGAAGCTGCAGAAACACCCGGAAGGAATTCAAACTCGGATCCGGATCCAAATCTTTCTGGACTGGTCTCTCAAGCTCCCTCGCAGCCACTACCACTAGCACCACCACCTTCAACAACCTCTATAGCGCCGGTTGCAGTGGTGGTGGTCCGGTATCGTGGATGCTTAAGGAACCATGCTGCCAATATGGGCGCTCATGTTCTCGATGGGTGTGGAGAGTTTATGCCTAGCGGAGAAGATGGCACGCCAGAAGCATTAAAATGTGCCGCCTGTGAATGCCACCGGAGTTTCCACCGGAGAGAGGTAGAAGGTGAGACTACTTCTCAAATACCTTTGACACATAATCAACCACCTCCGGCAGCTGCTGTACATCTTCCTCCCGCACCATCATCTCAGCAGCGGCACCACCGGTATTATCACCACCCAATGCCGCCTATTATGATGGCATTTGGTGGGGCTGGCGGCGCACCGGCGGAATCATCTAGTGAAGATCTTAATGTATTCAGAACAAGTTCCGGAGTGCAATTAATGGCGCAAACTTCAAAGAAAAGGTTTCGAACAAAATTCACACAGGAACAGAAGGAGAAGATGCAAGATTTTGCAGACAGAATAGGGTGGAAGATCCAGAAGCAAGATGAACAGGAGCTTGTACAATTCTGCCACGATGTTGGTCTGAAAAGACAAGTGTTTAAAGTATGGATGCACAACAACAAACAAGCCAcaaagaagaaagagatgtaa